TCGTTGTTGATTGACCAGTGCACATGTCTCTCGCTAGGTATGAGGCGACCATCGCAGGCCAGTTTTTCGGGCATACTCATTTCGATGAATACGAAGTGTTTTACGACGAAGTTTACCGTGGCCGGGCTTCCAGCATCGCTTATATCGGTCCTTCGGTGACACCTTACTACGGCCTTAATCCGGGCTACCGGATTTACCACGTCGACGGAAATTATGCTGGAACATCCCGCATGGTTGTCGATCACGAAACGTGGATTATGGATCTTCAAGAAGCCAATCGGCACAATGTCGATTCTCCCCGCTGGTATCGACTTTACACGGCCCGCGAGGCGTTCCGGATGCCATCGCTGACACCTCAAGATTGGGACCATTTAGTTCATCGTATGACCTACGACGACAACCTCTTTCAAACTTATTACAAGTAATATTTAGTAATCTTCTCGAATGATTTGTTGATTTCTCAAATGTTGTCATTAAGGTACTATTGGAAAGCATCTCCTGTACGGCCGAGTTGCGATGCCGATTGCAAGAAACGATTACTGTGCGATCTAAAATCTGGCCGTTCAAATGATCGAAAATTGACCTGCCAAGAAATCGAAGAGCGAATTGACAGCACGAAAAAGAGCTCCTCGTGGAAGACGTGGCTGTTTAATGGGTTTGCTATTTCATCTGTTTTCACTTTATGGGGCAGGTTGGCTGGTTATTAGGTGATCTTCTGCTTCTTTCCAAAGATTTTTACACGCTTTAACAATTGGGAATCTATTGTGGTGGAATTTATCCGGTGCTGGTTTCTATCCTTTATCAAAAGCAGCTTGTAGGTTTTGATTTCCCGCTGCACTGAATCATCATATTATGTGCCATTTAATGTACGTGTAATTATTCTAATTCATTGGGCAGAGTTTCAGTTTTGGCACTGGGCTTTACGTTACCTCATCTGCCAGCGCTGTTTGGATAAATGCTCCCATCACAGAACCTCTCGCCTGGATTCAAAAGTGATATTCGCCCTCATACTATATTAAAAGGATTGGAAAAGTTTTATACCGGATGGacgtcttgttgttgttgactgtgtacataataaaaaaaataaaaaaataaaaaaaaaataaaaaaaaataaaaaaaatatggtgTGTTTGCCGCATTCTGTATTTGTTCGCGATTATTTTACATCAACATGAGTATAGACAAGAGAGCATTTATTTTGTATAAAAGATTGTTCGATATATTTGTTTGAAAACAAGGGCACCGAGGCACAAAAGAGGAATGCCAATTTCCGTGTGTTGGAACGATAGGGTCGTTGGACTCCCCTTACTAATACCAGAATTAAGGCATTCATTTTACACGATAAATGAGCAAGACAATTGAGCTTGATTTTAATTAAAGGAAGAATTTTTTATGACAGATAAAAATAAGGTTCTCTGACGTTGTGCATCAACCGAAAATAGAATATGATACAAACAAGATGACAATAGGAAAGAATTCGAAATATGTACAACGGGAGTATTTTGTTAAAAGAAAACCGGGCAGTGCGCAGATTAACAGCACAGGGTGCtcggaagaaggaaaaaatagaaCAGGCAAGaggtaaggaaaaaaaattgagacaaaaataaaaataaaataaaataaaaataaaataataataataaataaaaaacattaagCACTGCTAGTTAATATGTTTCATTCATCTGAATAGCGAGGCTTTGGTTTTGGTGACCAGCCGGCTGTTTTTGGTCCGTCTGAAACGATTACAGTTGGTGCACTCCTCGGTTTTCTGTTGGTTGGACCGAACGGCGACAAGGCAACGGCAAGCGCGGCAGTAGATGACGCAGTGATGTTCGGACAACGTCTTGGTTAAACAAACCAGCGTTCGAAACTGGTGAGGAACTCTGCTCATATCGATAGCCTCCAATGGAGAAGGCACCGTCCAAACGGTCCCACTTGGCAAGCCAACCACCATCACGTTTTGAATAGGCCGAAGAATTCCTCGATGCGGTCGGTTTTCTATGTTGTTGTGGCTCGATGTTGTTCGGTTTTCGCCGTTCTGATGGCTAACGATAAGAAACTTTGATAGCCGTTTTAACGCAGGTGGACATTCACATACGGCACGGCAATAATCGTCTGACACTTGGCAGAGCCTCATCAGATCTTCATCTGCAAGGCATCTAAAGACCCTTTGGATAGCGGGTATGGAATGACTTCTGATCAAGCAACTCAGGACGTCACTAGGATAGTCTATTGCATCTACATTAACCGGGAGACTTGCTCTAGTTGAAGGGATCCGATCTTCTGAAAAGTATGTCCTGTTCGGCAAAACAGGTTGAACAGGGGTCTCCAGCAACACTGTTGAATTGGATATCTGATGTGATAAAATTGAATCTTCTGTCAGTGGAGTGCTGCAGTAGAGTCGTGACGAGTCCGAGACATCTGATAGGGGTGTAAAAGATCTGCTCGAGGAAGCAATGCTGGATTGGTAACCAGAATCTGCTGTTCGATTCAAAGAGCTTTCACCTAGTCTTGAGAAACTGCTTGTCATCAGTGGCGTGACTCTGTGTTTACCCCTTATACTGTCAGGAAATCTTCCAGCCATTTTCTTTGGGGTGGAATTCAATACCTTAGCGGACAAGCAAAAACAATCAATACAAATTTGACGGTTGATATTTTACGAAGTTACGCGAAACGGCCTTGAAACTTTGTTTTCGCAGTAAGTTGCTGAAAATTATCTTaccttttgttttaaaaagaaatttctcaGAGTGTCAGCCGCTAATCAGCTTTTTCCACCCTAGACATCGGTTACTTTAATTCTAAAATTGCCTCACTGTGATAACATGACGTGAGCCCCTGAGCGTCGACGGCAAGGTTTTGAATTCGAAATAAGCCCAACGGTATAATTGAAACGGTATGATCCAACATTGCCAAATGTACTTTTGAAAACTCTTTTCGCCAAGCAACGAAGCAAAACCAGGCAGGGCGCACTGGCGCAGCAGGGGTATCGTATATTGTATATACCACTGGCCAAAAGCAAGACTGCAAGAGTTTTCATTCTTTTGCCTCGTTACTCGTTAgaaattcagatttttttttgaaaaaaaaacaactgtaatttcatttattgtgATATTTTGCAGGAACACGATTTTCTGTTGGTTTTTCCAGGCTCAAATTGTTCTTCCGTAAATCATATATTTCACCAGTCATAATTCACAAGACAAATATCTTTATCTGAGGGAGTATTCAGCCTAGacttgaattcaatttttatgaGAGTGAATGAGTCCGataatattttaataaattcTAACGTTCCATGTATAATCTGCTTTGTAAGGAAATTTAGCAAATAATATTAATTCATCACAAAATGTCAGTCATGTGTGAGTAAGTTACATTGCATCCAATACAGATATAAACTCACGTTCATTGGCAGGGTTCCGAAATGTTTCCGTAAACGTCCTACATAGAATGGCGCCTTACATTTCGCTGGTGGCAGAGAAAGGGTAAGCGACAACCGTTTCAGGGTTATTTTAGGAAAGCGGAAATTCTCGAACAGATACTCTGTTTTGCGCGGAAGTTGTGCAGTGCCATTCCACCagcaattaatttttgtttggttttttagCTTTTGCCTACTTATTTTGCAATAGTTTTTTAGTctaaaatttcaaacattttattttttgggttATCAGCTATTTTTACTTTTGGCTGCATCATAGTAATCGACGTAGACGTTAGATGGCTTTCGGACAGAAAGATGTAATTTCGAGATTGCTCGTTAGATGCTCGTGTGTGTCAGTTGTAATAcatattttttccttctgaaTAAAGTGCGGTGATTCCCAAAAAtctcccctcccccttttcCGCCTTGAAGCTCCTAGCGGAAGAAGGGAAGGGGGAATGGGAGAACTACGCAGTTAACGTGTCTTTGCTTTTTGGTAGTAGTGGGCTATCTAGTCAGAGAAGAGTGGGTGGGTTGGGCGAATGAATAAGGTTAGGCTTGGTGGACTTTTCTCCTGACTCAGTTCGTAtgcacaaaataaaataaaatcttcATTAAATTATGTACCATATGCATTGATAGACATGGATTGAAAAATGTATTACAATACAAGGCCTCTGCTTTCGTCATAAAATGAACGATCGGTCAAGCAGATTTTTGAttatggaagaagaaaacatccAAATGACGTACATATGCACCGCTCATGGGGTGGCTGTGGGCTGGAAAATACCACCGGTGAATGGTCGCGTCGCCCATGTTACACTCCTCCTCTTCCTCCCCTTTATCCTTATTCGTTTCAcacaagaaaaggaagaaagagagagagagagagagagagaagaggtTTCCCCCGgcgtttcaaaacaaatcccAAAAGTTGGTTCCCCCAGTTAGTCGGGAGCATCTCACCCCGTTGGAACTCCCCGAGCCTGCGCTCACACCGTTTCAGTTTCACAACCGATTTTTAgttggaatttctttttcttggtttgGTGTCATGTGACTGTGAATCACCTGTCGAAAAAATTGCAATGGCCATGGGGATCAGATAGTCGGAagataacatttttttttctatttcgtcAGACAAAAGTGTCTCAACACCTGTCATGCCACGACGAAGAGGATCTACCAACAGCGCTGGACGTCGCACAACTAGTAAGTTATGCGTCATCTTCAACTCTGGTGTAGTCGCGCTAATTCAGTTTTAATGACCACTTGAATACTCGTCGGGACTTTGGGGCGAAATTTAGTTTCAACCAGTTTGATACGAAAGTTATTTTCAAAGCTTTCCACATTTTCTAGTCAGTTTGAGAGTCGCCACGATGAGTCGTGAATGGTTGAATTCCCCCCACCACTaccacctcctcctcctcgTCGCCCAAGGTTGGCACAGTGCCGGCCACCAGACCCTCACCAGACTGCGTCCCCTTCCAAcccgtcttcttctttctcgtcaTTTTTCTTCTACTTTTTCTCACTTTATCAGGCCTAAACAATTTATTGAGGACTAGAACAATAGTAGATTAAATAAAAGTTGGAAGCAATATAGACGAGCAATGTTGAGTGTCAAGGACTTGAGGAATCCCCCTATATTTAGACCGATTGGTGGCAGCACTAGGCGTCCTTGAACGAGTACACTGGGGCCATACAATAAGTGTCTCGTAGCAATATTCGTATCACAATTCAACTGGCTCGCATGGACTGGAATATTACAAATGATTGCTGTTTATTTTTAAGCCGTCCGTTATAGTTCGACTTTTTGTTAGGCGACGGGCGCCAGATGAAGTTGGCATTTGTCAAAATGGCGTCGACGGCGGAGAATGTGTGGGCAAAAAGCCAAGAAATCCGTTGTTggtgagaaaaaaaaccctGGGGTTTCTCATGTTTTTTAGGCCTGTTCTCCGAAATTCCATCCGACACACACCTGATGTCGGAATGTTGTGGAAAGAAggataaaggaaaaaaaatggcggtcGGCCACGCCACCACGTTCAACCTTGTAGGGAAGCCCGGGTGTTTCGCAAGGAGGGTTTCCCTCCCACCAGCCTTGCCTTCAACCTTGACAGCCTCCGGGTGGGTTGAAGGAAAGGGATTTTCACTCTGCCTTGTGATTGGTCCTCACACGAGCAAAAGATTGGAAACGAGAGGAATGCGCGCGCGCCCCCTCCCCACCTCCCCTTTTTCCCGCCGCCGACAGCCACGTCTcttccttctctctctttttctttttttttttttcattcaaccCACGCGCAATGTTGCCACTTTGCCATAATTTAAATTACCAAAGTTTGATAAAACCGATGGCTAGTTGATAAAAAGATCTGATCCATTTTTTTGCGTATCAGTAAAgtatagaaaaataaattggaCATTGACCTCAGAAATATTCTAATGCCgcttctgtttttgtttgatagGGGTCACCGCAAGTCTATTTTTCTTCCTCTAACGGATCCCTCCAAAAGTTGTCTGCTTTTGGCTCTTTAGAGCTTTTGACTATTTAATGGCGACTCGGGTTGTGTGACTGcattccttttcttcttctttattttgaaTGCTGGTTTTCTCGATAGATCCGCCATTTA
This genomic interval from Daphnia magna isolate NIES linkage group LG8, ASM2063170v1.1, whole genome shotgun sequence contains the following:
- the LOC116929732 gene encoding uncharacterized protein LOC116929732, which translates into the protein MAGRFPDSIRGKHRVTPLMTSSFSRLGESSLNRTADSGYQSSIASSSRSFTPLSDVSDSSRLYCSTPLTEDSILSHQISNSTVLLETPVQPVLPNRTYFSEDRIPSTRASLPVNVDAIDYPSDVLSCLIRSHSIPAIQRVFRCLADEDLMRLCQVSDDYCRAVCECPPALKRLSKFLIVSHQNGENRTTSSHNNIENRPHRGILRPIQNVMVVGLPSGTVWTVPSPLEAIDMSRVPHQFRTLVCLTKTLSEHHCVIYCRACRCLVAVRSNQQKTEECTNCNRFRRTKNSRLVTKTKASLFR